One Brassica napus cultivar Da-Ae chromosome C2, Da-Ae, whole genome shotgun sequence DNA window includes the following coding sequences:
- the LOC106378751 gene encoding glutamate receptor 1.3 has product MERFLIQKRNLVSFLLVLFLFISNGFVFSQNDVVNEDSVSEQERVRVRVGLVLDLGSVEGKIVGSSVSMALSDFYAVNSDYKSRVSLSVRNSQGDPVLALASAVDLLQTVGVEAIIGGDSLQETKLLAEIGEKAKVPVISLNSPVSLSLRKYSHLIQATHDTYSEAKGITAFIHGFDWKSVALVYEDEDDWRESMQLLVDHFHENGVHIPSKVAVSSNDDCMMDRLRKLKDLGASIFVVHLSELVATYLFPCAGKLGMMGEGYAWILTVKSMNSFHERSGDGFSKEAMEGVVGFRSYIPMSKELQNFTSRWIKSLPVEEAVGSEILRLSISGIWAHDVAWALARASEVARIPNVTSTLLEAITQCRCKGLSGDFQTKDKYFLSDKFEIVNLIGSGERRVGFWNSNGSFSNTRELSSCTHNKLETIFWPGGTIHSPKGRKRKTLRVLVTSSNRFPRLVKVATDPVTKEVIAEGFCVDVFRASISPFNYEVEFTLWRNGSNYDDLAYALSSQVLTITRLQLKSIFFIYVECVETELLLYIQKDKYDAAVGDITITYNRSNYVDFTMPFTELGVGIIASRERSAWVFLQPLTPDLWLTSAAFFVLTGIIVWLIEKSENKNFQGSWSKQIGVIFWFGFSTLVYAHREKLKHNLSRFVVTVWVFAVLILTTSYTATLTSMMTVQQMRFNSNKNHVGRLLGSRIAMAAFASPGLQVMSLKGLNSSEEYAKLLLNKTATLVVDEMPYLKVLIGENPEKFFLVKTQCITNGFGFMFQKGDELVPKVSREISNLRTNGKLNEMANGWLEIQLPYTTDDTSNPITLDRFRGVFMITGVSSAFALGVLLIHWLRDRWEYVVNLVNILLLQRLVHLRNLFANIIHLISPLADPIGEHAVQTAQRNIQ; this is encoded by the exons ATGGAGAGGTTTTTGATTCAAAAGAGAAATCTTGTTTcatttcttcttgttttgtttctctttatcTCCAACGGTTTTGTTTTTAGTCAAAACGATGTCGTTAACGAAGACTCCGTGTCCGAGCAAGAACGTGTTAGGGTTAGGGTTGGTTTAGTTTTGGATTTGGGTTCCGTGGAAGGCAAGATAGTGGGAAGCTCTGTTTCCATGGCACTTTCCGATTTCTACGCCGTCAACAGTGATTACAAATCAAGAGTCTCTCTTTCAGTCAGAAACTCTCAAGGAGATCCTGTCCTTGCTCTAGCTTCTG CTGTTGATCTGCTGCAAACTGTAGGAGTGGAGGCGATTATAGGCGGGGACTCGTTGCAGGAAACAAAGCTTTTGGCTGAGATTGGGGAGAAAGCTAAGGTTCCTGTGATATCACTTAACTCTCCGGTTTCATTGTCATTGAGAAAATACAGTCATTTGATCCAAGCAACGCATGATACTTACTCCGAGGCAAAGGGCATTACAGCTTTCATCCATGGGTTTGACTGGAAGAGTGTTGCTCTTGTTTATGAGGACGAAGATGACTGGAGAGAGAGTATGCAACTCCTGGTGGATCATTTCCATGAGAACGGAGTTCATATACCGTCCAAGGTTGCTGTATCTTCAAATGATGATTGTATGATGGATCGGTTAAGGAAGCTGAAGGATTTGGGagcgagtatctttgtggtgcaCTTGTCTGAGCTTGTAGCAACTTATCTCTTCCCATGTGCTGGGAAGTTAGGGATGATGGGTGAAGGGTATGCTTGGATCCTCACTGTTAAAAGCATGAACAGCTTCCATGAGAGAAGTGGCGACGGTTTTTCAAAAGAAGCAATGGAGGGTGTGGTTGGTTTCAGGTCATACATTCCAATGTCAAAAGAGCTTCAAAATTTCACTTCAAGATGGATAAAATCACTTCCTGTTGAAGAAGCTGTTGGGTCTGAGATACTTCGGTTGAGCATCTCCGGCATATGGGCTCATGATGTAGCATGGGCACTAGCAAGAGCATCAGAAGTTGCTAGGATCCCAAATGTGACATCAACTCTCCTGGAGGCAATCACACAATGTAGGTGTAAGGGTTTGAGTGGTGACTTCCAAACCAAGGATAAGTATTTCTTGTCAGACAAGTTTGAGATTGTGAACTTGATAGGATCAGGTGAGAGAAGGGTAGGATTTTGGAATTCTAATGGTAGCTTCAGCAACACAAGAGAGTTGTCATCTTGTACTCATAACAAGCTAGAGACCATATTTTGGCCGGGTGGGACTATTCATAGTCCGAAAGGGCGCAAGAGAAAAACACTGAGGGTTCTGGTCACATCCAGTAACAGGTTCCCAAGACTGGTGAAGGTGGCGACTGATCCAGTAACAAAAGAAGTAATCGCTGAAGGGTTTTGTGTAGATGTCTTTCGAGCTTCCATTAGCCCTTTCAACTATGAAGTGGAGTTCACACTTTGGCGCAATGGTAGCAACTACGACGATCTTGCATATGCACTTAGTAGCCAGGTACTAACCATAACTCGTTTACagttaaaaagtatttttttcatCTACGTAGAGTGTGTGGAAACTGAactacttttatatatacagaaAGACAAATATGATGCAGCCGTTGGAGATATTACAATCACTTATAATAGATCGAATTATGTTGATTTTACGATGCCATTCACAGAACTGGGTGTTGGCATTATAGCATCAAGAGAGAGAAGTGCGTGGGTGTTCTTACAACCTCTAACACCAGACCTTTGGTTAACAAGTGCAGCTTTCTTTGTCTTGACAGGCATTATAGTTTGGTTGATAGAAAAATCTGAGAACAAGAATTTCCAGGGATCTTGGTCGAAACAGATTGGAGTTATCTTTTGGTTTGGCTTTTCTACCCTTGTTTATGCACACA GGGAGAAGCTAAAACACAACTTATCAAGATTTGTAGTTACAGTTTGGGTTTTCGCAGTGCTGATACTGACTACAAGTTATACTGCAACACTGACATCAATGATGACGGTGCAACAGATGAGATTCAACTCCAACAAAAATCACGTAGGCCGCCTTTTGGGATCACGCATCGCAATGGCGGCCTTCGCCAGTCCCGGCCTCCAAGTAATGAGTTTGAAGGGTCTCAATAGTTCTGAAGAATATGCTAAACTCTTGTTGAACAAAACTGCCACACTTGTTGTCGATGAGATGCCATACCTCAAAGTCCTCATTGGAGAGAATCCTGAGAAGTTTTTCTTGGTCAAGACACAATGTATCACTAATGGTTTCGGCTTT ATGTTTCAAAAGGGTGACGAATTGGTTCCTAAGGTGTCCAGAGAAATCTCGAATCTGAGGACAAATGGGAAGCTAAACGAGATGGCGAACGGATGGCTCGAGATTCAACTTCCATACACAACAGATGATACATCAAACCCTATAACCCTTGACAGGTTCCGCGGTGTATTTATGATCACGGGAGTTTCTTCAGCTTTTGCTCTTGGAGTACTTCTTATTCACTGGCTCCGAGATAGATGGGAATATGTTGTGAATTTGGTCAACATATTACTCTTGCAACGACTTGTACATCTGAGGAACCTCTTCGCAAACATTATCCATCTGATCAGTCCCCTCGCTGACCCTATTGGCGAGCATGCGGTTCAAACAGCTCAACGTAACATACAATAG
- the LOC106382254 gene encoding monocopper oxidase-like protein SKU5 — MRCSLPHLPCTSLVVLFLSVATVCLAADPYVFFDWTVSYLTASPLGTRQQVIGINGQFPGPILNVTTNWNVVVNVKNNLDEPLLLTWNGIQHRKNSWQDGVLGTNCPIPSGWNWTYEFQVKDQIGSFFYFPSTNFQRAAGGYGGIIINNRDIIPVPFLLPDGDVTLFISDWFTKSHKKLRKDVESKIDFGAPDGILINGFGPFPYSSELASGGFPYGTINVEPGRTYRFRVHNSGIATTLNFRIQNHNLLLVETEGSYTVQQNYTNMDIHVGQSFSFLVTMDQSGSNDYYIVASTRFTKSSSSPKATGVAILHYSSSQGPASGPLPDPPIELDTSFSMNQARSIRLNVSAGAARPNPQGSFKYGQITVTDVYVIVNRPPEKIDGRLRATLNGISYLPPSTPLKLAQQYNISGVYKLDFPKRPMNRHPKVDTSVMNGTYKGFMEIIFQNSDTTVKSYHLDGYAFFVVGMDFGLWTENSRSLYNKGDGVARSTTQVFPGAWTAILVYLDNAGMWNLRIDNLASWYLGQEVYLNVVNPEIDTSENSIPENTIYCGRLSPLQRDQSQRVNFSGSPRSVLVTSRGILLAIFAILISSLAR; from the exons ATGCGGTGCTCTCTACCGCACTTACCGTGCACTTCACTGGTCGTATTGTTCTTGTCGGTGGCAACTGTCTGCTTAGCCGCCGACCCTTACGTTTTCTTCGACTGGACTGTCTCTTACCTCACTGCTTCTCCTCTAGGCACTCGCCAACAg GTTATTGGGATCAATGGGCAGTTCCCTGGTCCCATTCTCAATGTAACTACGAACTGGAATGTGGTTGTCAACGTGAAGAATAATCTTGATGAGCCCTTGCTTCTCACATG GAATGGAATCCAACATAGGAAAAACTCGTGGCAAGACGGTGTTTTGGGCACTAACTGTCCGATACCTTCTGGTTGGAACTGGACATATGAGTTTCAAGTCAAAGACCAGATTGGTAGTTTCTTTTATTTCCCATCTACAAACTTCCAGAGAGCAGCTGGTGGTTACGGTGGCATCATTATCAACAATAGAGACATCATTCCAGTTCCTTTTCTTTTGCCTGATGGAGATGTTACTCTCTTTATCAGTGATTGGTTCACTAAGAGCCATAAG AAGCTGAGGAAAGATGTTGAGAGTAAGATTGACTTTGGAGCTCCTGATGGCATTCTCATCAATGGCTTTGGACCTTTTCCTTACAGTAGTGAGCTCGCTTCGGGTGGGTTTCCTTATGGGACAATAAACGTTGAACCAG GAAGAACATACCGCTTCCGTGTTCACAACAGTGGCATAGCAACCACCTTGAACTTCAGAATACAGAATCATAATCTGCTTCTTGTCGAGACAGAAGGTTCATACACAGTTCAGCAGAACTACACAAACATGGACATTCATGTGGGTCAATCTTTTTCGTTTCTAGTCACTATGGATCAGTCCGGTAGTAACGACTACTACATTGTTGCCAGCACAAGGTTTACCAAATCATCCTCGTCCCCCAAAGCTACCGGAGTCGCTATCTTGCACTACTCTAGCTCCCAAGGACCAGCTTCAGGTCCACTCCCTGATCCTCCTATTGAGTTGGACACATCTTTCTCAATGAACCAAGCACGTTCCATAAG GTTGAATGTCTCAGCTGGAGCTGCTCGCCCAAACCCTCAGGGATCATTCAAGTATGGTCAGATTACAGTAACTGATGTCTACGTGATTGTCAACAGACCACCAGAGAAGATAGATGGGAGGTTGCGTGCCACTCTTAATGGTATATCGTACTTGCCTCCTTCAACACCGTTAAAGCTTGCTCAGCAGTACAACATCTCAGGGGTGTATAAGCTGGATTTTCCGAAAAGACCGATGAATCGGCATCCTAAGGTTGATACCTCTGTCATGAATGGCACTTACAAGGGGTTCATGGAGATTATATTTCAGAATAGTGACACTACTGTTAAGAGCTATCACTTGGATGGTTATGCATTCTTTGTTGTCGG GATGGACTTTGGTCTGTGGACAGAGAATAGTAGAAGTTTATACAACAAAGGGGATGGGGTTGCTAGATCTACTACGCAG GTGTTTCCTGGTGCATGGACCGCTATCTTAGTTTACTTGGACAATGCTGGCATGTGGAACCTTCGAATAGACAATCTCGCCTCATGGTATCTAGGACAAGAGGTGTACTTGAATGTAGTTAATCCTGAGATTGACACATCTGAGAATTCCATTCCTGAAAACACCATTTACTGTGGTCGGCTCTCACCATTACAAAG GGATCAGTCACAGAGGGTAAACTTCTCGGGATCACCGAGATCTGTGTTGGTGACAAGCAGAGGGATCCTCCTTGCTATTTTTGCAATCTTAATTAGTAGTTTAGCCAGATGA